The window CCGTGAGTTCGGGCTCTACCAGCAGGCCGAGGTCACGCCGTCGGTGGACTTCTCGGCCCTCGAAGAGGTGCTGATCCTGACCAGCGGCTCGCGCGAGCAGACCGCCGACGAGCGCTCGGCCGACGTCCCCGAGCTGGACCTCGAGGCCCCGCGATGAGCACGCTCCAGCGCAGCGTGCTGATCGTGGCGCTGGGCTTCGCGCTCCTGCTGCTGCGCTCCGTGGTCTGGCGCGCCGTGGCGCTGGGCCCCTTCACGCCGCAGCTGGTGCTGCCCATGGCCATCTTCCTGGGGGTCTCCCCGGACGTGCGGCTGGTGCGCGGCGCCGTCATCGCGTTCTTGCTGGGCTACCTGAGCGATGGCTTCTGCGGGCTGCCCATGAGCGTGCACACGTTCCTCACCATGGCCACGTACCTGATCGTGCGCGGCATGGGGCTGCGGGTCTTCTTGCGCGGCCCGTGGTTCCAGGTGGGGCTCACGTTCGTGGCCTCGGCGCTCTTCGGGCTGGCCACCACGGGCGTGCGCTCCATCTTCGAGGCCGAGGCGCCCTTCGCCGTGGACGGCGGCTCACGGCTGCTCATTTACAGCACGGTGGCCACGGCGTTCGCCACGGCCCTGGTGTCACCGGTGGTGTTCGCCGCCATGCGCTCCATCGAGGACACGGCCACTGGCCGCAGGGAGTCGGCAGCCACGTGATCATGCTGTCCCAGCGCCGCGAGGTCGGCGAGTTCCGCAAGCGCTACAAGTGGTTCGCGCTGGTGGCGGTGCTGGCCTACGGCGGCCTCATGGTGCGCATGCTCTCGCTGCAGGTGGTGCACGCCGACGAGTGGCGCGAGGCGGCCCGCGACAACGTCACCAAGACGCTCACGGAGCGCGCCACGCGCGGCATCATCCGGGACACGCGGGGCCAGACCATCGCCACCAACCGCGCGTCGTACACGGTGTACGCCACGCCCTCGTTGCTCTCGCCCGAGCAGATGGACCTGACGGTCAGCCTGATGGGGCTCACCCCCGAAGACGCCCAGTCCTTCCGCAGCCGCATCGAGACGGTGGAGACCCGTCGGCGCACGCATCAGATCCGCGCCTTCGCCGACATCACCCGTGACCAGGTGGCCGCGCTCGAGGAGCACAGCCCCGAGCTGCCCGGCATCGACGTGGTGGCCGGGCCCGTGCGGCAGTACGCCTTCGGCGCGCTGGGGGCGCACACCGTCGGCTACCTGAACGAGGTCAGCGCCGAAGACCTCGAGCGCCTGGCGGACCAGAACTACTACCGGGCCGGGGACCGCGTGGGCCGCATGGGCATCGAGCGCAGCCTCGAGAGCGTGCTGCGCGGGCGACGTGGGTTTCGACACGTGATGGTGAACGCGCGTGGCCGGCGGCTCACCGAGCAAGAAGCCCCTCCCATGGAAGGCGAGAGCCACCGTGAGGCCGTGCCGGGCCACGACGTGGTGCTCACGCTCGACATGGAGCTCATGCGCATGGCGCAGCGCGCGTTCCAGGGGCACCCCTCGGGCGGCGTGGTGGTGGTGGACGTGCACACGGGGCGCATCCGCGCGCTGTACTCGAAGCCGGCCTACGACCTGAACGAGCTGACCGGCCGCCTGTCCGTGGAGGCCTACCGCGAGATGGTGGACAACCCGCACCGTCCGCTGATCGACAAGACCATCTACGACACGTTCTTCCCGGGCTCCACGTTCAAGCCCTTCAGCGCGCTCTCCGCGCTGCAAGAGGGCGCCATGGACCCGCGCGAGCTGGTGTTCTGCGAGGGCTCGCTCAAGATCGGTAACCAGCGCATGCGCTGCACCGCGCAGCACGGCGACGTGGACATGCGCTCGGCGCTGGTGCAGTCGTGCAACGTGTACTTCTGGGCCCTGGCGGAGCGCGTGGGTCTCGACCGGCTCAACCGCTACGCGCGTGACTTCGGGCTGGCGGAGCGCACGGGCATCGGCATCAACAGCGAGGCGCGCGGGTTCCTCGCCTCGCGTCAGTGGTACGAGGAGCACTACGGCCGGTTCCGCCTGGGCTACACGCTCAACACGGCCATCGGTCAGGGAAACACGCGCGTGACGCTGCTGCAGCTGGCGCTGGCGTACGCCGCGCTCGCCAACGGCGGCGTGCTCTATGCGCCGCAGCTGATCGAGCGCATCGAGACCCCGGATGGCGCCGTGGTGGAGGAGCCCGAGCCGCACGTGCGCAGGCGCCTCGGCGTGGACCCCGAGCACCTCGCGTTCAACGCCGAAGCCCTCCGTGGCGTCGTCAACGACGAAGAGGGCACCGCCTTCAGCGCCATGATCGCGGGAGGCGTGTCCATCAGCGGCAAGACCGGCACGGCCGAGGTGGCGCCCGGCAGCCAGCGCTCCGGCGACGCGCGCCGCGCGGCCTACTTCCGCCAGTCGCACGCGTGGTTCGCGGGCTTCGCGCCCTCGGACGACCCGCAGGTGGCCATCGTGGTGCTGGTGGAGCACGGCGGCGCCGGTGGTCGAAACGCGGCCCCTATCGCCACGCGCATCCTGCAGGAGTACTTGGCGGGCACCACCGACCGGCCGGCGCCTCCCCCGCCCGAGGAGCCGGCCCCTCGCCGCGGGCAGCCCCGCCGCCCCCGAGGAGCGCGCTGAGATGGCCATCGGACGCGGAATTCGCGAGCAGTTCGACTGGCCGCTGTTCGTCTGCGTGATGGCCATCGCCACGCTGGGCGTCATCAACCTGTACAGCGCCACCAGCGCCGACGCGCACTACGCGGACTTGTACATCCAGCAGATCTACTGGCTCACGCTGGGCGCTGGCGTGGCCACGCTGGTGGCCGCCATCGACTACCGCCACTTCGAGCGCTTCGGCTGGTTCGCCTACGGTGGCGGCATCGTGCTGCTGGTGCTGGTGTTCCTGCTGGGGCGCAGCATCCGCGGCAGCACGCGCTGGATCCCCATCGGCACGTTCTCGCTGCAGCCCAGCGAGCTCATGAAGGTGGCGCTCATCGTGGCGCTGGCGAAGTTCCTGCACGACGACACCAAGACGGACGGGCGCGCGCTCAAGGACCTGATCATCCCGGGCATGATCCTGGCGGTCCCCATGGGCCTCATCCTGGCGCAGCCGGACCTGGGCACCGCGCTCATGTGCGCGTTCATCTTCGGCACCATCATGGTGCTCACCCAGCTCAAGCTGCGCTCGCTGTTCACGCTGGCCGCGCTGTTCGCGGCCGCTGCACCGCTGGCGTACAACTACGCCCTGCGCGGGTACCAGAAAGAGCGCATCACGGCGTTCTTGGCGCTGTGGTCCGGCGAGCAGGACATCCAGGACGCGGGCTGGCACACGCACCAGAGCCTGGTCTCCATCGGCAGCGGTGGCGTCTTCGGCAAGGGCTACATGCAGGGCACGCAGAACCAGTTCGGCTTCCTGCCCGACCGCCACTCCGACTTCCCGTTCGCCGTCTGGGCCGAGGAGCAGGGGCTGCTGGGCACCACGCTGTTGGTGGGGCTCTACCTGTTCCTGGTGCTCTGGGGCCTGCGCATCGCCTCACAGGCCAAGGACCGCTTCGGCGCCGTGTGCGCCGTGGGCGTGTCGGCGCTCATCTTCTGGCAGTCGGTCATCAACCTGGGGATGGTGTCCGGCATGCTGCCCGTGGTGGGCATCACGCTGCCCCTCTTCAGCCACGGCGGCTCGTCGGTGCTCACGGTGTCCATCTGCATCGGGTTGCTGATGAACATCTCGATGCGCCGCTTCCAGTACTGAGCGGTGCGGCCGCTGCGGGCTGGCTCAGAGCGGGACCTCGACGCCCACCTGCACCATGAAGGGCCGGTAGCCGCGGGCACCGAACGGCCGGCGCGACACCAGCGGCTGTGCGTTGGTCACGTTCTCGAGCCGTAGTGTGACGTCGAAGCGCTCGAGCACGGTGTAGCTGCCGGTGACATCCACGATCAGGTAGCCCTCGGTGCGCACGGAGTTGTCGGCGACCTCGGGCATCGCGCTCACGTAGGTGCCCGACGCGTTCACGGCCCAGTCCTCGTGGTGCAGGCCCAGCTGCAGCGACCACTGGTGCTCCGGGACATAGGGCACGGGGTCACCCACGCGCACGCTGCCCAGCTGAGGGTCGCCCGACTCCGAGAACGCCGTGCGGAACGTGGCGCGCGTGAACGTGTAGGAGAGGTGCATGGGCAGCGTGAGGTCGTGGCCCAGGTCCAGCTCGTAGGCCGCTTGCAGCTCGACGCCGCCGATCAGCACGTCGCCCGCGTTGAACTGCCGGTCGAGGTCCATCGCGTCGCAGCCACCGCTGCCACCGCACTGGGTCACGAACTGCTGATAGTCGTTCACGAACCCGATCAGCTCGCCGCTCAGGCCATGCTCTTCGTGTTGGACCCGCACCCCCGCCTCGTAGGCGATGGACGTCTCCATCTCCACGTCGTCCCCGGCGCCGGGCGCGAGCGGGCTGAAGCCGCGGTGCACCCCCACCAGCGCGGCCACGTGCTCGGTGAGCTCGTAGGTGGCGCCGAGGCCAGGGAGCACCACCAGGTACGTCTGCGTCGAGCTGCGCGGGCCGCCGGCGGCGAGCTCGTCCCGCAGGGTGGCGCGGATGCTCTCGATGCGGATGCCGGGCTTCACGGTCAGCCCTCGGTACGAAAGCGAGTACGCGGCGTGCCCCGCCAGCGCGGTGGCCGAGCCCTCGTTCAGCGTGATGGTGCTCGGGTCGTCGCCGTTGGCCACCAGCTGCTGCGCGATCAACGAGTACGCGCGCTCCACGTGGTTGCGGTCGATCTCGTCGTAGTGCAGCCGAAGGCCGACGATGAGCTCCTGCTCGACGGCCTCGCCGAACGTGGCGTGGAGCTCCGTCTGGATGCCCTGCGAGACGAAGCGGCGCGCGTTGCTGACCACCAGCAGGTCGTGCTCCGGGCCGAACTCCGTGGAGTCGCGCTCCCCGGAGAGCACACGGTAGTAGGTGTCGCGCCCGCCGGTGGGGTTGTTCAGTGTGTCGAAGAGGGAGGGGCCCGTTCCGTCGCGCTCGCCCACGAAGCGGTTGAGGCGGCGCCAGGTGCGCTGGAAGTCGTGACGGTAGGCGGTGGTCACGAAGTCCACGTGCTCGCCGATCACCAAGTGATGGCGGAGCTCCACCTGCGTGCGCCACCACGTCATGCGGTCGAGCTGGCTCGCGGCGTAGCGCCGGTAGGGGTTGTCCCGGAAGTCTTCGTCCGACAGTCCGAGGTACGTCTCGTTGCTGCGCTCGCGCGAGAAGCCGAGCTTGAGCTCGAGCCGGTTGAAGATGGGCTCGCCCGGCGTGGTCTGCACGAAGCTGCGCAACATGAACTCGCTGCGGTTGAAGCCCGTGTCTGGGTCGCCGGCGTCGATGTCGCGGAAGCCGTTGGTGCCGAGGTGCACGCCCTCGAACAAGATGCCCGCGTGGCGGCTGCTGCCGCCGTAGTAGAAGTGCGTGCGGCGGTACTGGAAGCGGCCGTAAGACAGCTCGAAGCGTCCCTCGGGCGTGGTGGGCACCTCGCGCGTGCGCAGGTTGATGGCGCCGCCGATCGTGTTGGGCCCGAAGAGCACCGCGGCCGGGCCCTTGTAGACGTCCACGCCCACGATGCGCGAGAAGATGGGGAAGTAGTACGCGGCGGGCGCGGAGTACGGCGCCGGGCCGAACAGCACGCCGTCCTCCATGAGCGTGACCTTGCGGCTACGGTCCGACGTGGTGCCGCGCAGGCCGATGTTGGGGCGCAGGCCGAAGCCCTCTTCCTGGCGTACGTAGACGCCGGGCACCTGCTGGAGCGCGCTGTTCACGTCATCGTAGTCGTAGGCGTCCAGCGTCTCTGCGGAGAGCTGCTGCACGGAGCCACCGGTGCGGAAGGGGTCGATGGGCGCGCGCACCTCGTAGGCGTCCAGCACCCAGTCGTCGTCTTCGTCGTCCTCCTCATCTTCGTCGCCCGCGCCGTCGTCCTCGGATCCCTCTTCGTCCTCGGCTTCCTCTTCGCGCGGCTCGGCTTCTTCTTCCGCAAGCTCTTCGGACAGCGCGCTCCAGTCGATGGGCGCGTCTTCCTCTTCCTCCGCCCCTTCGGCAGGGGTCTCGGCGGGCGGCTCATCGGGGGCAGGCGGTGCGTCCGGATCCGGGTCTTCTGACGGTGCGGTGTCCGCGTCCACGTCGGGGGCAGCGTCCCGCGGGGCATCGGGGGCGGGCGCTTCGGGAGCTTGGGCCTGCGCCACCGGCGAGGAGAGCGCGAGGAGGAGAGTCAGCAGGGTGAGTCGGCGCATGGGGCAAGTCATCGACCGAGCGCGAGCGTGCGAGCTCGAGGCGGGGGTGGCGTGTGGAGAGGGGGCGTGGTGGGGGCCGGCAGGATGTAGCGAGCGGGGCTGAGGCCGTCGCGCACACCAGCGAGATCCACGTCGGGATCGATCAGGCGCTGGCTGGGGCGCCCGTTGAGGGACACGAACACGTCGGCGCGCACCTGCACGTCTTCATGGCCGCGCGCGCGGTAGTCGGCCGCGATGCGATGCGCCAGCTGCAGGATGAGATCGGGCTGACCGGCCATCTCGCGCTCTTGGAGCGCGTTCAGGTAGCGGCAGGGCTCCACCCGTTGCTC of the Sandaracinaceae bacterium genome contains:
- the mreD gene encoding rod shape-determining protein MreD, coding for MSTLQRSVLIVALGFALLLLRSVVWRAVALGPFTPQLVLPMAIFLGVSPDVRLVRGAVIAFLLGYLSDGFCGLPMSVHTFLTMATYLIVRGMGLRVFLRGPWFQVGLTFVASALFGLATTGVRSIFEAEAPFAVDGGSRLLIYSTVATAFATALVSPVVFAAMRSIEDTATGRRESAAT
- the mrdA gene encoding penicillin-binding protein 2 — encoded protein: MLSQRREVGEFRKRYKWFALVAVLAYGGLMVRMLSLQVVHADEWREAARDNVTKTLTERATRGIIRDTRGQTIATNRASYTVYATPSLLSPEQMDLTVSLMGLTPEDAQSFRSRIETVETRRRTHQIRAFADITRDQVAALEEHSPELPGIDVVAGPVRQYAFGALGAHTVGYLNEVSAEDLERLADQNYYRAGDRVGRMGIERSLESVLRGRRGFRHVMVNARGRRLTEQEAPPMEGESHREAVPGHDVVLTLDMELMRMAQRAFQGHPSGGVVVVDVHTGRIRALYSKPAYDLNELTGRLSVEAYREMVDNPHRPLIDKTIYDTFFPGSTFKPFSALSALQEGAMDPRELVFCEGSLKIGNQRMRCTAQHGDVDMRSALVQSCNVYFWALAERVGLDRLNRYARDFGLAERTGIGINSEARGFLASRQWYEEHYGRFRLGYTLNTAIGQGNTRVTLLQLALAYAALANGGVLYAPQLIERIETPDGAVVEEPEPHVRRRLGVDPEHLAFNAEALRGVVNDEEGTAFSAMIAGGVSISGKTGTAEVAPGSQRSGDARRAAYFRQSHAWFAGFAPSDDPQVAIVVLVEHGGAGGRNAAPIATRILQEYLAGTTDRPAPPPPEEPAPRRGQPRRPRGAR
- the rodA gene encoding rod shape-determining protein RodA; translation: MAIGRGIREQFDWPLFVCVMAIATLGVINLYSATSADAHYADLYIQQIYWLTLGAGVATLVAAIDYRHFERFGWFAYGGGIVLLVLVFLLGRSIRGSTRWIPIGTFSLQPSELMKVALIVALAKFLHDDTKTDGRALKDLIIPGMILAVPMGLILAQPDLGTALMCAFIFGTIMVLTQLKLRSLFTLAALFAAAAPLAYNYALRGYQKERITAFLALWSGEQDIQDAGWHTHQSLVSIGSGGVFGKGYMQGTQNQFGFLPDRHSDFPFAVWAEEQGLLGTTLLVGLYLFLVLWGLRIASQAKDRFGAVCAVGVSALIFWQSVINLGMVSGMLPVVGITLPLFSHGGSSVLTVSICIGLLMNISMRRFQY
- a CDS encoding TonB-dependent receptor, whose translation is MRRLTLLTLLLALSSPVAQAQAPEAPAPDAPRDAAPDVDADTAPSEDPDPDAPPAPDEPPAETPAEGAEEEEDAPIDWSALSEELAEEEAEPREEEAEDEEGSEDDGAGDEDEEDDEDDDWVLDAYEVRAPIDPFRTGGSVQQLSAETLDAYDYDDVNSALQQVPGVYVRQEEGFGLRPNIGLRGTTSDRSRKVTLMEDGVLFGPAPYSAPAAYYFPIFSRIVGVDVYKGPAAVLFGPNTIGGAINLRTREVPTTPEGRFELSYGRFQYRRTHFYYGGSSRHAGILFEGVHLGTNGFRDIDAGDPDTGFNRSEFMLRSFVQTTPGEPIFNRLELKLGFSRERSNETYLGLSDEDFRDNPYRRYAASQLDRMTWWRTQVELRHHLVIGEHVDFVTTAYRHDFQRTWRRLNRFVGERDGTGPSLFDTLNNPTGGRDTYYRVLSGERDSTEFGPEHDLLVVSNARRFVSQGIQTELHATFGEAVEQELIVGLRLHYDEIDRNHVERAYSLIAQQLVANGDDPSTITLNEGSATALAGHAAYSLSYRGLTVKPGIRIESIRATLRDELAAGGPRSSTQTYLVVLPGLGATYELTEHVAALVGVHRGFSPLAPGAGDDVEMETSIAYEAGVRVQHEEHGLSGELIGFVNDYQQFVTQCGGSGGCDAMDLDRQFNAGDVLIGGVELQAAYELDLGHDLTLPMHLSYTFTRATFRTAFSESGDPQLGSVRVGDPVPYVPEHQWSLQLGLHHEDWAVNASGTYVSAMPEVADNSVRTEGYLIVDVTGSYTVLERFDVTLRLENVTNAQPLVSRRPFGARGYRPFMVQVGVEVPL